A stretch of the Chelonia mydas isolate rCheMyd1 chromosome 5, rCheMyd1.pri.v2, whole genome shotgun sequence genome encodes the following:
- the SYK gene encoding tyrosine-protein kinase SYK isoform X3, whose product MGAEQGDQRDALPMDTEVYESPYADPEEIKPKNVSLDRKLLSLEEGELGSGNFGTVKKGLYMMKKGAKPVAVKILKNENNDPAVKDELLREANVMQQLDNPYIVRMIGICEAESWMLVMEMAELGPLNKFLQKNRHVKEKNITELVHQVSMGMKYLEENNFVHRDLAARNVLLVTQHYAKISDFGLSKALASDENYYKAQSHGKWPVKWYAPECMNFYKFSSKSDVWSFGVLMWEAFSFGQKPYKGMKGSEVAQMIERGERMESPEACPSEVYDLMKLCWTYKIDDRPGFSAVELRLRNYYYDISH is encoded by the exons ATGGGAGCTGAACAAG GAGATCAGAGGGATGCCTTGCCCATGGACACAGAAGTCTATGAAAGTCCATATGCAGATCCAGAGGAGATAAAACCAAAAAATGTCTCCCTAGACAGAAAACTGCTGTCTCTGGAGGAAGGAGAACTTGGCTCTGGTAACTTTGGTACTGTAAAGAAAGGGCTCTATATGATGAAAAA GGGTGCCAAGCCAGTAGCTGTAAAAATTCTTAAGAATGAGAATAATGATCCAGCCGTAAAGGATGAATTACTGAGAGAAGCTAATGTAATGCAGCAACTGGATAACCCATACATTGTCCGAATGATAGGCATATGTGAAGCTGAGTCCTGGATGTTAGTAATGGAGATGGCAGAACTTGGACCATTGAACAAATTTTTGCAGAAAAACCG ACATGTCAAGGAAAAGAATATAACAGAGCTGGTGCATCAGGTTTCCATGGGGATGAAATACTTGGAGGAAAACAATTTTGTACACAGGGATTTGGCTGCAAGAAATGTGTTGCTAGTTACCCAACATTATGCCAAAATTAGTGACTTTGGGCTTTCCAAAGCTCTTGCTTCTGATGAGAATTATTACAAG GCACAAAGCCATGGGAAATGGCCAGTCAAGTGGTATGCTCCAGAATGCATGAACTTCTACAAATTTTCTAGCAAGAGTGATGTTTGGAGCTTTGGGGTTCTAATGTGGGAAGCTTTTTCCTTTGGGCAAAAGCCATATAAG GGAATGAAAGGAAGTGAGGTTGCCCAGATGATTGAAAGAGGAGAGCGAATGGAATCTCCTGAGGCTTGTCCAAGTGAGGTCTATGACTTGATGAAACTGTGTTGGACATACAA GATTGATGACCGACCAGGATTTTCTGCTGTTGAACTCAGACTACGTAACTACTATTACGACATTTCACATTAA